One genomic window of Luteitalea pratensis includes the following:
- a CDS encoding DEAD/DEAH box helicase gives MSTDPSSEAPTGFSSLGLSDALVSAVSALGYEEPTPIQREAIPVLLDGKDVLGMAGTGTGKTAAFALPMIELLSRKGAKSLAPRGLVLVPTRELAMQVAEALHKYARGTDLAVAPLYGGAPMDVQIRALRRGVSIVVATPGRALDHLRRHTLDLRALRIVVLDEADEMIDMGFAEDIESILANAPDERQTALFAATMAPRLESIASTHLTDPVRVAIAKEKRAAGKLPRIRQVAYLVPRQQKTAALGRVLDVETPSSAIVFCRTRTEVDELTDTLAAHGYGAKALHGGMEQKARDRVMQMFRTGQADVLVATDVAARGLDIEHVSHVVNYDLPMTPEVYVHRIGRTGRAGREGMAISLVDPRQHRQLRSIEGAVRSKIEILPIPTEADLQARRLDTTLAAVRAQIVEGGLEQARAVVDRLAQEFDVLDVAAAAIRLLHDDPAGTTTTKGKAKGGSKREAGEAAAGPSLDEAMAAAERRPAYSERPARGRDDEERPRRAREGKEGPPSRPSRAGGPRGAGGARAVLHINIGKAAGVRPADLVGAIAGEADVDSGVIGAIRIGEESSLVDVPEALATRIMISLRNAKVRGRRVMVRKDRGDRE, from the coding sequence GTGAGTACCGATCCCTCCTCCGAAGCCCCCACCGGCTTCTCCTCCCTCGGGTTGTCCGATGCCCTCGTCTCTGCCGTGTCCGCGCTCGGCTACGAGGAGCCCACCCCCATCCAGCGCGAAGCGATTCCGGTGCTGCTCGACGGCAAGGACGTCCTCGGCATGGCTGGCACGGGCACCGGCAAGACCGCCGCCTTCGCCCTGCCGATGATTGAACTGCTGTCGCGCAAGGGCGCCAAGAGCCTCGCCCCTCGCGGTCTCGTGCTGGTGCCGACGCGCGAACTGGCCATGCAGGTCGCCGAGGCACTGCACAAGTACGCCCGCGGTACGGACCTCGCGGTGGCTCCGCTCTACGGCGGCGCACCGATGGACGTGCAGATCCGCGCCCTGCGCCGCGGCGTGTCGATCGTCGTCGCCACGCCTGGACGGGCGCTCGATCACCTCCGCCGTCACACACTCGATCTGCGCGCGCTGCGGATCGTGGTGCTGGACGAGGCCGACGAGATGATCGACATGGGTTTTGCCGAGGACATCGAGAGCATCCTGGCCAATGCCCCGGACGAGCGACAGACGGCGCTCTTTGCGGCGACGATGGCGCCACGGCTGGAGTCCATCGCGTCCACGCACCTGACCGATCCGGTGCGGGTGGCGATCGCCAAGGAGAAGCGTGCGGCGGGCAAGCTGCCACGCATCCGCCAGGTGGCCTACCTGGTGCCGCGCCAGCAGAAGACCGCGGCGCTCGGGCGCGTGCTGGACGTCGAGACGCCCTCGTCGGCGATCGTGTTCTGCCGGACGCGCACCGAGGTCGACGAGCTCACGGACACGCTCGCAGCCCACGGCTACGGCGCCAAGGCGCTGCATGGCGGCATGGAGCAGAAGGCGCGCGATCGCGTGATGCAGATGTTCCGCACCGGGCAGGCGGACGTGCTCGTCGCCACCGATGTCGCGGCGCGTGGACTCGACATCGAGCACGTCTCCCACGTCGTCAACTACGACCTGCCGATGACGCCCGAGGTGTACGTGCACCGCATCGGCCGCACCGGCCGCGCCGGTCGCGAGGGCATGGCCATCTCCCTGGTCGATCCGCGACAGCATCGCCAACTGCGGTCGATCGAGGGAGCCGTCCGGTCGAAGATCGAGATCCTCCCGATCCCGACCGAAGCGGACCTGCAGGCACGTCGGCTGGATACGACGCTTGCCGCCGTCCGCGCGCAGATCGTCGAAGGCGGCCTCGAGCAGGCCCGTGCCGTTGTCGATCGTCTCGCGCAGGAGTTCGACGTGCTCGACGTCGCCGCGGCGGCGATCCGCCTGCTGCACGACGATCCGGCTGGCACCACGACAACGAAGGGGAAGGCCAAGGGTGGGTCGAAGCGCGAGGCCGGAGAGGCGGCGGCAGGACCGTCCCTCGACGAAGCCATGGCCGCCGCCGAGCGTCGGCCGGCGTACTCCGAACGCCCTGCCCGCGGCCGGGATGATGAGGAACGACCCCGTCGCGCTCGTGAGGGCAAGGAAGGTCCGCCGAGTCGTCCGTCGCGCGCCGGCGGGCCACGGGGCGCCGGTGGTGCCCGCGCCGTGCTGCACATCAATATCGGCAAGGCAGCGGGTGTGCGGCCGGCCGATCTCGTCGGCGCGATCGCGGGCGAGGCCGACGTCGACAGCGGCGTCATCGGCGCCATCCGCATCGGCGAGGAGTCGTCGCTCGTGGACGTCCCCGAGGCACTCGCCACGCGGATCATGATTTCGTTGCGCAACGCCAAGGTGCGCGGCCGCCGCGTCATGGTGCGCAAGGACCGCGGCGACCGCGAGTAG
- a CDS encoding sugar phosphate isomerase/epimerase family protein, with protein sequence MRFSQCLLAAAVASALVGLGAVTPEIPVSAARLAQAPLYKNPIALQLYSFRESFKTTGVPATLAKVKAMGFTHVELAGTYGLTREQFKAELEKAGLTAISTHVDIKLLASPADSGKLLDDAKFYGVKYIGCAWFPHEGTFDEADADAAIKAFNAAGKNAAAAGLQFFYHAHGYEFAPGAAKGTLFDKVLTQTDPKTVKFELDIFWAYHGGADPVALLKAHPDRFVLTHLKDMKPGTKKDNTGHAPDDSSVALGSGEVPVKGVVEAARSTAVQWHIIEEESPEPDKNVPAGLAYLKSLAGGPKS encoded by the coding sequence ATGCGATTCAGTCAATGCCTGCTCGCCGCGGCCGTGGCATCCGCACTTGTGGGTCTCGGCGCCGTCACCCCAGAGATACCCGTGTCAGCCGCTCGCCTCGCGCAAGCCCCCTTGTACAAGAACCCGATTGCACTACAGCTCTACAGCTTCCGGGAGAGCTTCAAGACTACCGGCGTGCCCGCGACGCTTGCCAAGGTCAAGGCGATGGGGTTCACGCACGTCGAGTTGGCCGGTACCTATGGTCTGACCCGCGAACAGTTCAAGGCGGAACTCGAAAAGGCCGGCCTCACCGCGATCTCGACGCACGTCGACATCAAGCTGCTCGCGAGCCCTGCCGACTCCGGCAAGCTGCTCGACGATGCGAAGTTCTACGGGGTGAAGTACATCGGCTGTGCCTGGTTCCCGCATGAGGGGACCTTCGACGAGGCCGATGCCGACGCAGCCATCAAGGCGTTCAACGCCGCGGGCAAGAACGCCGCGGCCGCCGGGCTGCAGTTCTTCTATCACGCGCACGGATACGAGTTCGCCCCCGGTGCGGCCAAGGGCACGCTGTTCGACAAGGTCCTGACACAGACCGACCCCAAAACCGTGAAGTTCGAGCTCGACATCTTCTGGGCGTATCACGGCGGCGCCGATCCGGTGGCGCTCCTCAAGGCACATCCGGACCGTTTCGTGCTGACCCACCTGAAGGACATGAAGCCCGGCACCAAGAAGGACAACACCGGCCACGCGCCCGATGACTCGAGCGTCGCCCTTGGTTCCGGCGAGGTGCCCGTCAAGGGAGTGGTCGAGGCGGCGCGCTCGACTGCCGTGCAGTGGCACATCATCGAAGAGGAGTCGCCCGAGCCGGACAAGAACGTTCCGGCTGGACTCGCCTACCTCAAGTCGCTCGCGGGCGGCCCCAAGAGCTGA
- a CDS encoding GNAT family N-acetyltransferase: MQLPLRLHELLPLRTPRLRLVELDLSHLSPLAAMLADPVVMRYFPRVMTKAESEQWLRRTIDRYRRHGTGLLAVLQDRDGTTAFLGDCGLQVRTFAGRAHLELGYHFTRAAWGRGYATEAAQACVTLALRHLAVSEVIALIRPENVPSIGVARRIGMSRAGCVLHSGLVHDVWRLTREACEALALQ, encoded by the coding sequence ATGCAGTTACCCCTCCGCCTGCACGAGCTGCTGCCACTCCGCACACCCAGGCTGCGACTCGTCGAGCTCGACCTCTCCCATCTCTCCCCGCTGGCGGCGATGCTGGCCGACCCGGTCGTGATGCGGTACTTCCCGCGCGTGATGACGAAGGCCGAGTCCGAGCAGTGGCTCCGCCGTACCATCGACCGCTATCGTCGGCACGGCACGGGGCTGCTCGCCGTCCTGCAAGACCGCGACGGCACCACCGCGTTTCTCGGCGACTGCGGCCTGCAGGTCCGGACCTTCGCCGGCCGGGCGCATCTCGAACTGGGATACCACTTCACGCGTGCGGCGTGGGGACGAGGCTATGCGACAGAGGCGGCGCAGGCCTGCGTCACGCTGGCCTTGCGACACCTCGCGGTCTCGGAAGTGATCGCGCTGATTCGCCCGGAGAACGTCCCCTCCATCGGCGTTGCCCGGCGGATCGGCATGTCGCGGGCCGGTTGTGTGCTCCATTCGGGTCTCGTGCACGACGTCTGGCGGCTGACGCGAGAGGCCTGCGAAGCACTCGCCCTACAATAG